One segment of Rhodanobacter thiooxydans DNA contains the following:
- a CDS encoding LysR substrate-binding domain-containing protein — MTLTQLRYLVAIADSGLNITLAAERVHATQPGLSKRLKQLEDELGFQLFVRKGKSLDAVTHAGRHVLERARTILAETANIRAIAANLRNEARGELRIATTHTQARFALPAAIGALSRSYPQVSVHLQPGRDSEVLAQLEAGRVDLAVISTAGAPPATGIALPAYRWQRVIVAPQGHPLGAGGKPPTLDQLAALPLVSYDSSLKPDSSLRRAFEAVDLHPQITMTAGDADLIKTYVRTGLGIGVLAEMAMLESDTDLRALPADHLFPQCTTWIVLRRESVLREYVLEFIAQFAPHLDRRDVVRALAADAATIEWPAVPHWRERPPTALPDAA, encoded by the coding sequence ATGACGCTGACCCAATTACGCTACCTCGTTGCCATCGCCGACTCCGGCCTCAACATCACGCTGGCCGCCGAGCGCGTCCACGCCACCCAGCCCGGCCTGAGCAAGCGGCTCAAGCAGCTTGAGGACGAACTGGGCTTCCAGCTGTTCGTGCGCAAGGGCAAGAGCCTGGACGCGGTGACCCACGCCGGCCGGCACGTGCTGGAACGCGCCCGCACGATCCTCGCCGAGACGGCCAACATCCGTGCGATCGCCGCCAACCTGCGCAACGAGGCGCGCGGCGAGCTGCGCATCGCCACCACCCACACCCAGGCCCGCTTCGCCCTGCCCGCCGCGATCGGCGCGCTGAGCCGCAGCTACCCGCAGGTCAGCGTGCACCTGCAGCCGGGCCGCGATAGCGAAGTGCTGGCCCAGCTGGAGGCCGGCCGCGTCGACCTGGCGGTGATCAGCACCGCCGGCGCGCCCCCAGCCACGGGCATCGCGCTGCCGGCCTACCGCTGGCAGCGGGTGATCGTGGCGCCGCAGGGGCATCCGCTGGGCGCGGGCGGGAAACCGCCCACGCTCGACCAGCTGGCCGCGTTGCCGCTGGTCAGCTACGACTCCTCGCTGAAGCCCGACTCCTCGCTGCGCCGTGCGTTCGAGGCCGTCGACCTGCATCCGCAGATCACGATGACCGCCGGCGACGCCGACCTGATCAAGACCTACGTGCGCACCGGCCTGGGCATCGGCGTACTGGCCGAGATGGCGATGCTGGAAAGCGATACCGACCTGCGTGCGCTGCCGGCCGATCACCTGTTTCCCCAGTGCACGACCTGGATCGTGCTGCGCCGTGAAAGCGTGCTGCGCGAATACGTGCTGGAGTTCATCGCGCAGTTCGCGCCGCACCTGGACCGCCGCGACGTGGTGCGCGCGCTGGCTGCCGATGCTGCGACCATCGAGTGGCCAGCGGTGCCGCACTGGCGGGAGCGTCCGCCCACCGCGCTGCCCGACGCCGCCTGA
- the cysG gene encoding siroheme synthase CysG produces MKLYPLFADLSRRAVLVVGGGAVAERKVAALLGAQAQITVNAPELTPQLQRWVAAGRIAHRPDAFREAWLERVWLVVAATSDTELNRLIATFAGLRRIFVNVVDDAALSSFHVPAVVDRAPLTIAISSGGEAPMLARLLRERLETLLDHSLGALATLTARLRRRIRLRYPEPAARRGFYEELFAGPVAALLRQGRPDEAWQAAGQALAAPSPARTGSVVLVGAGPGDPGLLTLRALRALNEADVILHDRLVSAEVLELARRDAERIEVGKQAGHHHTTQDGIHALLLQHARAGRRVVRLKGGDPFVFGRGGEELEFLRANGIPYEVVPGITAAVACAAYAGVPLTHRDHAQSVRFVTAHCQSSRDSLDWVALAQERQTLAVYMGVAELAELQARLVAHGRAPSTPFALVENGSRPEQRVVTGTLAHLAERAKAHGVRSPALLILGEVASLATSLAWFGAPPLGAAVHDIRPARAAGLVATDVLAAVHRA; encoded by the coding sequence ATGAAGCTCTATCCCCTGTTCGCCGACCTGTCCCGCCGCGCCGTGCTGGTGGTGGGCGGCGGCGCGGTGGCCGAGCGCAAGGTGGCAGCCCTGCTCGGCGCGCAGGCGCAGATTACCGTGAACGCACCCGAGCTCACCCCGCAGCTGCAGCGCTGGGTGGCGGCAGGGCGCATCGCCCATCGCCCCGATGCGTTTCGCGAGGCGTGGCTGGAGCGGGTCTGGCTGGTGGTGGCCGCCACCTCCGACACCGAGCTGAACCGGCTGATCGCCACCTTCGCCGGGCTGCGGCGGATCTTCGTCAACGTGGTCGACGACGCCGCGCTGTCCAGCTTCCACGTGCCGGCGGTGGTGGATCGCGCGCCGTTGACCATCGCGATCTCCAGCGGCGGCGAGGCGCCGATGCTGGCGCGGCTGCTGCGCGAGCGGCTGGAAACCCTGCTCGACCATTCGCTGGGCGCGCTGGCCACGCTGACGGCACGCCTGCGCCGGCGCATCCGCCTGCGCTATCCGGAGCCGGCGGCGCGGCGCGGGTTCTACGAGGAACTGTTTGCCGGTCCGGTCGCCGCGCTGCTGCGCCAGGGCCGGCCGGACGAGGCCTGGCAGGCGGCCGGGCAGGCACTGGCGGCGCCGTCGCCCGCCCGGACCGGCTCGGTGGTGCTGGTCGGCGCCGGCCCCGGCGATCCGGGCCTGCTGACCCTGCGCGCGCTGCGTGCGCTGAACGAGGCCGACGTGATCCTGCACGACCGGCTGGTCAGCGCCGAGGTGCTGGAGCTGGCCCGGCGCGACGCCGAGCGGATCGAAGTGGGCAAGCAGGCCGGCCACCACCACACCACCCAGGACGGCATCCACGCGCTGCTGCTGCAGCACGCGCGGGCGGGGCGGAGGGTGGTGCGGCTGAAGGGCGGCGACCCGTTCGTGTTCGGCCGCGGCGGCGAGGAGCTGGAGTTCCTGCGCGCCAACGGCATCCCCTACGAAGTGGTGCCCGGCATCACCGCGGCCGTCGCCTGCGCGGCTTACGCTGGCGTGCCGCTGACCCATCGCGACCATGCGCAGTCGGTGCGTTTCGTCACCGCGCATTGCCAGTCCTCGCGCGACAGCCTGGACTGGGTCGCGCTGGCGCAGGAGCGGCAGACCCTGGCCGTGTACATGGGCGTGGCCGAGCTGGCCGAGCTGCAGGCCCGGCTGGTCGCGCATGGCCGCGCGCCGTCGACGCCGTTCGCCCTGGTCGAGAACGGCTCGCGCCCGGAGCAGCGGGTGGTCACCGGCACCCTGGCCCATCTGGCCGAGCGGGCCAAGGCCCACGGGGTGCGTTCGCCGGCATTGCTGATCCTGGGCGAAGTGGCGTCGCTGGCCACCTCGCTGGCCTGGTTCGGGGCGCCGCCGCTGGGTGCCGCGGTACATGACATCCGCCCCGCGCGCGCGGCCGGCCTGGTCGCCACCGACGTACTGGCGGCGGTGCACCGCGCCTGA
- the cysK gene encoding cysteine synthase A produces MIYKSILDTIGNTPIVRLHRLAPKHVELYVKVEAFNPAGSVKDRLALAIILDAEQRGTLKPGQTVIEATSGNTGVALAAICAARGYPFVAVMSDTFSIERRKLIRAYGGKVVLTPGAARGTGMVKVAEELARKHGWFLASQFENPANPAYHRQTTAPEILRDFAGRRLDYFVSGWGTGGTLTGVGEVLKVARPEVKVIATEPTGAALLSGKEWQPHKIQGWTPDFVPAVLNPKVVDRIVLVDDVLARDTSRALAHQEGIFTGISSGATLAAALQVAAEAPQGAVLLAMLPDTGERYLSTFLFEGVNEGSDEVE; encoded by the coding sequence ATGATCTACAAGAGCATCCTCGACACCATCGGCAACACGCCGATCGTCAGGCTTCACCGCCTCGCCCCCAAGCACGTCGAGTTGTACGTGAAGGTGGAGGCGTTCAACCCCGCCGGCTCGGTGAAGGACCGCCTCGCGCTGGCGATCATCCTCGACGCCGAACAGCGCGGCACGCTCAAGCCCGGCCAGACCGTGATCGAGGCCACCTCGGGCAACACCGGCGTGGCGCTGGCCGCGATCTGCGCGGCGCGTGGCTACCCGTTCGTGGCGGTGATGTCCGATACGTTCTCGATCGAGCGGCGCAAGCTGATCCGCGCCTACGGCGGCAAGGTGGTACTCACGCCCGGCGCCGCGCGCGGCACCGGCATGGTGAAGGTGGCGGAAGAGCTGGCGCGCAAGCACGGCTGGTTCCTCGCCAGCCAGTTCGAGAACCCGGCCAACCCGGCCTACCACCGGCAGACCACCGCGCCGGAGATCCTGCGCGACTTCGCCGGCCGCCGGCTGGACTACTTCGTCAGCGGCTGGGGCACCGGCGGCACGCTCACCGGCGTGGGCGAGGTGCTCAAGGTGGCACGTCCGGAAGTGAAGGTGATCGCCACCGAACCGACCGGCGCGGCGCTGCTCTCCGGCAAGGAATGGCAGCCGCACAAGATCCAGGGCTGGACGCCGGACTTCGTGCCGGCCGTGCTCAACCCCAAGGTGGTCGACCGTATCGTGCTGGTCGACGACGTGCTGGCCCGCGACACCTCGCGCGCGCTGGCCCATCAGGAAGGCATCTTCACCGGCATCTCCTCCGGCGCCACGCTGGCCGCTGCACTGCAGGTGGCGGCCGAGGCACCGCAAGGCGCGGTGCTGCTGGCGATGCTGCCGGATACCGGCGAGCGCTACCTATCGACGTTCCTGTTCGAGGGAGTGAACGAGGGGTCGGATGAGGTGGAGTGA
- a CDS encoding VOC family protein, whose amino-acid sequence MSEFTKVRYTLAVLDLAKSTDYYTSVLGLGIDFTAPGWTFLSRGSFRVMLGECTDAIPAAELGDHSWYGYVTVSDASALFAEYQAAGAEFTQLLSDKPWGMREFGLRTVDGHRIMFGQEL is encoded by the coding sequence ATGTCCGAGTTCACCAAAGTTCGATACACACTTGCCGTCCTTGACTTGGCCAAGTCCACGGATTACTACACCTCTGTTCTCGGACTCGGCATCGACTTTACGGCGCCTGGCTGGACATTTCTGTCTCGTGGCAGCTTTCGTGTGATGCTCGGCGAATGTACGGATGCGATTCCAGCTGCAGAGCTGGGCGACCACTCGTGGTACGGCTACGTGACAGTTTCGGACGCTTCCGCTTTATTCGCCGAGTATCAGGCCGCGGGTGCCGAGTTCACTCAATTGCTTTCCGACAAGCCCTGGGGCATGCGGGAGTTTGGTCTCCGCACCGTTGACGGCCATCGGATCATGTTCGGGCAGGAACTCTAG
- a CDS encoding winged helix-turn-helix transcriptional regulator, whose translation MGLPVRKSKVAPPPACPLTESLALLRGAWAPNVIWYLSGEPRRFGELRHDIPRISARVLSARLRELESRGLVSRRLLDTSPPSAEYALTELGRELLPAISALARVGQRLIAEWDSRASLGKQVRVVG comes from the coding sequence ATGGGCCTTCCCGTCCGCAAGAGCAAGGTCGCACCGCCGCCCGCCTGCCCGCTCACCGAAAGCCTGGCGCTGCTGCGCGGCGCCTGGGCACCCAACGTGATCTGGTACCTGAGCGGCGAACCGCGCCGCTTCGGCGAACTGCGCCATGACATCCCGCGCATCTCCGCCCGCGTACTCAGCGCCCGCCTGCGCGAACTGGAATCACGCGGCCTCGTCTCCCGCCGCCTGCTCGACACCTCCCCGCCCTCCGCCGAATACGCACTCACCGAACTCGGCCGCGAACTGCTGCCGGCGATCAGCGCGCTGGCACGGGTGGGTCAGCGGCTGATCGCGGAATGGGATTCGCGGGCTTCGCTGGGGAAGCAGGTGCGCGTGGTGGGGTGA
- the gstA gene encoding glutathione transferase GstA encodes MKLYYSPGACSLSPHIVALEAGIPLQLEKVDGKAKRTEHGADFWQINPKGYVPVLVLDSGEVLTEGPAIVQYLADQKPASGLAPANGTLPRYHLQEMLGYINSEIHKSYSPLFKPDTPEATRAERKEYLAKRYQFIEGVLAKQPFLLGDKFTAADAYLFTVTNWAKPVELDLSAFPSLLAFQKRVAARPAVQAALEAEGLVKKALA; translated from the coding sequence ATGAAGCTTTATTACTCCCCCGGCGCCTGCTCGCTTTCCCCGCACATCGTGGCGCTCGAGGCTGGCATTCCGCTGCAACTGGAGAAGGTCGACGGCAAGGCCAAGCGCACCGAGCACGGTGCGGATTTCTGGCAGATCAACCCCAAGGGCTACGTGCCGGTGCTGGTGCTGGACAGCGGCGAAGTGCTGACCGAAGGCCCGGCGATCGTCCAGTACCTGGCCGACCAGAAGCCGGCGAGCGGCCTGGCGCCCGCCAACGGCACGCTGCCGCGCTACCACCTGCAGGAGATGCTGGGCTACATCAACTCGGAGATCCACAAGAGCTACAGCCCGCTGTTCAAGCCCGATACGCCCGAAGCCACCCGTGCCGAGCGCAAGGAGTACCTGGCGAAGCGCTACCAGTTCATCGAGGGCGTGCTGGCCAAGCAGCCGTTCCTGCTGGGCGACAAGTTCACCGCGGCTGACGCCTACCTGTTCACCGTGACCAACTGGGCCAAGCCCGTGGAGCTGGACCTGTCCGCATTTCCGTCACTGCTGGCGTTCCAGAAGCGTGTGGCTGCGCGCCCCGCGGTGCAGGCGGCGTTGGAGGCGGAAGGATTGGTAAAGAAGGCGCTGGCCTGA
- the purB gene encoding adenylosuccinate lyase, producing the protein MSNHALTALSPLDGRYASKVEALRPIFSEFGLMHRRVQVEIAWLLALAAEPKIAELPPFDAAQVATLQAIADDFSEADGERIKAIEATTNHDVKAVEYFIKEKIGANAGLAQAKEFVHFACTSEDINNLSYALMLRDARSQVLLPQLDAVIARLREMAHANAALPLLSRTHGQTASPSTLGKEIANVVARLERQHRQLAAVEISGKINGAVGNYNAHVITYPELDWRAFSQRFVESLGLDYNAYTTQIEPHDNVAEYCDAVRRANTILIDLARDIWGYISLGYFKQTLKAGEVGSSTMPHKVNPIDFENAEGNFGLANALLGHFAEKLPISRWQRDLTDSTVLRALGTAFGHGLVALESLKKGLGKLNVNAERIAADLDASWEVLAEAVQTVMRRYGLPQPYEQLKALTRGHGITKESMREFIAGLDLPAEAKQRLLDLTPGGYIGLAEGLAREI; encoded by the coding sequence ATGTCCAACCACGCCCTGACCGCCCTGTCGCCGCTGGACGGCCGCTACGCCAGCAAGGTCGAAGCGCTGCGCCCGATCTTCAGCGAGTTCGGCCTGATGCATCGCCGGGTGCAGGTGGAAATCGCCTGGCTGCTGGCGCTGGCTGCCGAGCCGAAGATCGCCGAGCTGCCGCCGTTCGACGCCGCCCAGGTCGCCACCCTGCAAGCCATCGCGGATGACTTCAGCGAAGCCGACGGCGAGCGGATCAAGGCGATCGAAGCCACCACCAACCACGACGTCAAGGCAGTGGAGTACTTCATCAAGGAGAAGATCGGCGCCAATGCCGGCCTGGCGCAGGCCAAGGAGTTCGTGCACTTTGCCTGCACCAGCGAGGACATCAACAACCTGTCCTACGCGCTGATGTTGCGCGACGCGCGCAGCCAGGTGCTGCTGCCGCAGCTGGACGCGGTGATCGCCAGGCTGCGCGAGATGGCGCACGCGAACGCCGCGCTGCCGCTGCTCTCGCGCACCCACGGCCAGACCGCCTCGCCCAGCACGCTGGGCAAGGAAATCGCCAACGTGGTGGCGCGGCTGGAGCGCCAGCACAGGCAGCTCGCCGCCGTGGAGATTTCCGGCAAGATCAACGGCGCAGTGGGCAACTACAACGCCCACGTCATTACCTACCCGGAGCTCGACTGGCGCGCGTTCTCGCAGCGCTTCGTGGAAAGCCTCGGCCTCGACTACAACGCCTATACCACCCAGATCGAGCCGCACGACAACGTGGCCGAATACTGCGACGCGGTGCGCCGCGCCAACACCATCCTGATCGACCTGGCCCGCGACATCTGGGGCTACATCTCGCTGGGCTACTTCAAGCAGACGCTGAAGGCCGGTGAGGTGGGTTCCTCCACCATGCCGCACAAGGTCAACCCGATCGACTTCGAGAACGCCGAGGGCAACTTCGGCCTCGCCAACGCCCTGCTCGGCCATTTCGCCGAGAAGCTGCCGATCAGCCGCTGGCAGCGTGACCTCACCGATTCCACTGTGCTGCGCGCGCTGGGCACCGCGTTCGGTCACGGCCTGGTTGCGCTGGAATCGCTGAAGAAAGGCCTGGGCAAACTCAACGTCAATGCCGAACGCATCGCCGCCGACCTCGACGCCAGCTGGGAAGTACTGGCCGAAGCCGTGCAGACCGTGATGCGCCGCTACGGCCTGCCGCAACCCTACGAACAGCTCAAGGCGCTGACCCGCGGCCACGGCATCACGAAGGAGTCGATGCGCGAATTCATCGCCGGCCTCGACCTGCCGGCGGAAGCGAAGCAGCGGTTGCTCGACCTCACGCCGGGCGGCTACATCGGCTTGGCCGAGGGGCTGGCGCGGGAGATCTGA
- a CDS encoding class II fumarate hydratase: MSGFRIEHDSMGELKVPADALYGAQTQRAIDNFPISGLHLPRQFIRALGLIKAAAAEVNLVMGHLKKNQAAAIRKAALAVADGQHDAQFPIDIFQTGSGTSTNMNANEVIAHLAVATGAKVHPNDHVNYGQSSNDVIPTAIHVSATLTTSEQLLPALKHLKKAIDKRARELRNTPKTGRTHLMDAMPITFGQELSGWSAQIGSAIERIGDALKRMRRLPQGGTAVGTGINADPKFGPAMAAQLKKLTGVKFESAQNYFEGMAAQDAAVELSGQLKTLAVALMKIANDLRWMNSGPLAGLGEIELPALQPGSSIMPGKVNPVIPEATAMVAAQVIGNDASITIAGQSGNFQLNVMLPLIAHNLLQSIGILANVSMLLADKSIAGFKVNKARVNQALAMNPILVTALNPVIGYEKGAATAKLAYKQHRPIMEVALETTGLSKAELQKLLDPMTLTRGGIHGE, encoded by the coding sequence ATGAGCGGCTTCCGCATCGAACACGACAGCATGGGCGAGCTGAAGGTCCCCGCCGACGCGCTGTACGGCGCGCAGACCCAGCGCGCGATCGACAACTTCCCGATCTCCGGCCTGCACCTGCCGCGCCAGTTCATCCGCGCGCTGGGGCTGATCAAGGCCGCGGCCGCCGAGGTCAACCTGGTGATGGGGCATCTGAAGAAGAACCAGGCCGCGGCGATCCGCAAGGCGGCGCTGGCGGTGGCCGATGGCCAGCATGACGCGCAGTTCCCGATCGACATCTTCCAGACCGGTTCGGGCACCAGCACCAACATGAATGCGAACGAGGTGATCGCGCACCTGGCGGTGGCGACCGGTGCCAAGGTGCATCCGAACGACCACGTCAACTACGGGCAGAGCTCGAACGACGTGATCCCCACCGCGATCCACGTCAGCGCCACGCTCACCACCAGCGAGCAGCTGCTGCCGGCGCTGAAGCACCTGAAGAAGGCGATCGACAAGCGCGCGCGTGAATTGCGCAACACGCCGAAGACCGGCCGCACCCACCTGATGGACGCGATGCCGATCACCTTCGGCCAGGAATTGTCTGGCTGGTCGGCGCAGATCGGTTCCGCCATCGAGCGCATCGGGGATGCGCTGAAACGCATGCGCCGGCTGCCGCAGGGTGGCACCGCGGTAGGCACCGGCATCAACGCCGATCCGAAGTTCGGCCCGGCGATGGCGGCCCAGCTGAAGAAGCTGACCGGGGTGAAGTTCGAGTCGGCGCAAAACTACTTCGAGGGCATGGCCGCGCAGGACGCCGCGGTGGAGCTGTCCGGTCAGCTGAAGACGCTGGCGGTGGCGCTGATGAAGATCGCCAACGACCTGCGCTGGATGAATTCAGGCCCGCTGGCCGGCCTGGGCGAGATCGAGCTGCCGGCGCTGCAGCCGGGTTCGTCGATCATGCCGGGCAAAGTCAATCCGGTGATTCCCGAGGCCACCGCGATGGTCGCCGCGCAAGTGATCGGCAACGACGCTTCCATCACCATCGCCGGCCAGTCCGGCAACTTCCAGCTCAACGTGATGCTGCCGCTGATCGCGCACAACCTGCTGCAGTCGATCGGCATCCTGGCCAACGTCAGCATGCTGCTGGCCGACAAATCCATCGCCGGCTTCAAGGTCAACAAGGCGCGGGTGAACCAGGCACTGGCGATGAACCCGATCCTGGTCACCGCGCTGAACCCGGTGATCGGCTACGAGAAGGGCGCAGCCACCGCCAAGCTGGCGTACAAGCAGCACCGGCCGATCATGGAGGTGGCGTTGGAAACCACAGGGCTGTCAAAAGCGGAACTGCAGAAGCTGCTCGATCCGATGACGCTGACCAGGGGCGGCATCCACGGCGAGTGA
- a CDS encoding ABC transporter ATP-binding protein: MSAVITASGLTKRYKSALALDNASFRIEPGRIVGLIGPNGAGKTTALKAILGLTDFSGELNVLGFDPRKQRDKLMGEVCFIADVAVLPRWIKVRQAVDFVANVHPRFDRAKCEAFLARTKLQPEQRVRQMSKGMIVQLHLALVMAIDARLLILDEPTLGLDILYRKQFYQNLLEDYFDENKTIIVTTHQVEEVEHILTDLMFIRDGRIVLDADMDAVGERFIEVMVGADKADAARALKPLDERQVFGKSIFLFDGANRATLEQLGETRRPSVSDLFVATMKGTYA, from the coding sequence ATGAGCGCGGTGATCACGGCCAGTGGCCTGACCAAGCGATACAAGTCGGCACTGGCGCTGGACAACGCCAGTTTCCGCATCGAACCCGGCCGCATCGTCGGCCTGATCGGCCCCAACGGCGCCGGCAAAACCACCGCGCTGAAGGCGATCCTGGGCCTCACCGATTTCAGCGGCGAACTGAACGTGCTGGGCTTCGACCCGCGCAAGCAGCGCGACAAGCTGATGGGCGAAGTGTGCTTTATCGCCGACGTGGCCGTGCTGCCGCGCTGGATCAAGGTACGCCAGGCGGTGGACTTCGTCGCCAACGTGCACCCGCGCTTCGACCGCGCCAAGTGCGAGGCTTTCCTGGCGCGCACCAAGCTGCAGCCCGAGCAGCGCGTGCGGCAGATGTCCAAGGGCATGATCGTGCAGCTGCACCTGGCGCTGGTGATGGCGATCGACGCCAGGCTGCTGATCCTGGACGAACCCACCCTGGGCCTGGACATCCTCTATCGCAAGCAGTTCTACCAGAACCTGCTGGAAGACTACTTCGACGAGAACAAGACCATCATCGTCACCACGCACCAGGTGGAGGAAGTCGAGCACATCCTCACCGACCTGATGTTCATCCGCGACGGCAGGATCGTGCTGGACGCCGACATGGACGCAGTCGGCGAGCGCTTCATCGAAGTGATGGTGGGCGCCGACAAGGCCGACGCGGCCCGCGCATTGAAGCCGCTGGACGAGCGCCAGGTGTTCGGCAAGAGCATTTTTCTGTTTGACGGCGCGAACCGCGCGACGCTGGAGCAACTGGGCGAAACCCGCCGGCCTTCCGTCAGCGACCTGTTCGTCGCCACCATGAAAGGGACCTACGCATGA